The Shewanella sp. NFH-SH190041 genome has a window encoding:
- a CDS encoding YkgJ family cysteine cluster protein: MQCRLGCGACCIAPSITSPIPGMPAGKPAGVRCVQLDERNLCKIFGQPDRPAVCSDFDATRDVCGQTDAEAMILLTELEQLTAD; the protein is encoded by the coding sequence ATGCAATGTCGCTTAGGGTGTGGTGCTTGTTGTATTGCGCCGTCGATTACGAGCCCAATACCAGGGATGCCAGCGGGAAAGCCCGCTGGTGTGCGTTGTGTGCAGTTGGATGAACGTAATTTATGCAAAATTTTTGGCCAGCCAGATCGCCCTGCGGTATGCAGTGATTTTGATGCAACGCGCGATGTATGTGGGCAAACTGACGCAGAGGCCATGATATTGCTGACCGAGTTGGAACAATTGACTGCTGATTGA
- a CDS encoding divergent polysaccharide deacetylase family protein — MRYFLLLGCFLCSIAPAFGAKLAIIIDDLGYRQTDQQVISLPAGITLSILPYTPFAKRLATQGHQRGHEIMAHLPMQSLHGNRLGPGGLTNRMGEQEFKRQVTDALNTIPYVSGVNNHMGSLLTQLNRPMGWVMETLKQHNLYFVDSITTRYSKAAEQADHIGVPLLKRQIFLDNDLAPAALEKQYQQIIDKSQQLGSLIAIAHPHPDTLSFLRKKLPQLQQQGIELVPASQLLPYKLASKQDVKTPQARL, encoded by the coding sequence GTGCGCTATTTTCTTTTATTAGGCTGCTTCCTATGCAGCATCGCTCCAGCATTTGGAGCCAAGTTGGCCATTATTATTGATGATCTTGGCTATCGCCAGACAGATCAACAAGTCATCAGCCTCCCTGCTGGCATCACCTTATCGATCTTACCTTACACCCCTTTTGCGAAACGATTAGCAACCCAGGGACACCAGCGTGGTCATGAAATTATGGCCCACCTGCCGATGCAATCACTGCATGGCAACCGCCTTGGGCCTGGGGGATTAACCAATCGAATGGGGGAGCAAGAATTCAAACGTCAGGTCACTGATGCGTTAAATACTATTCCCTATGTAAGTGGCGTCAATAACCATATGGGCAGCCTGCTAACACAATTAAATCGCCCTATGGGTTGGGTAATGGAAACGCTGAAACAACACAATCTTTATTTTGTCGACAGTATTACTACACGCTATAGCAAAGCGGCCGAACAAGCTGATCATATCGGCGTTCCTCTGTTAAAGCGGCAGATTTTCTTAGACAACGATTTAGCACCTGCGGCGCTAGAAAAGCAGTACCAACAAATTATTGATAAAAGCCAACAACTTGGCAGTCTGATCGCAATTGCTCACCCTCATCCTGATACTTTAAGCTTTTTACGTAAAAAGCTGCCACAACTTCAGCAACAGGGGATTGAACTTGTTCCAGCATCTCAATTGCTACCCTATAAATTAGCCAGCAAACAAGACGTTAAGACCCCACAAGCACGACTTTAA
- a CDS encoding S41 family peptidase yields the protein MRTIISYFGLILIGLLLGVSLTLSGKEQQTTANYHNFPLLLDVIKTVEHYYVDAIDREQLIGAAIEGVFEQLDPYSAFLNQQDMRSIDNNHRGEYFGFGFEIALEENRIKIVTPFPHSPAERSGIEAGDTLLGFNGQPMEPDDLPQLLEHIRQASQRNQTIDLTLQHSSQPKPFSVTLKPETIKIHSVSSQLLNHNTGYIRLSHFQENSATEIMQQLQQWQSQPLNGLILDLRNNPGGLLEQAVQIADLFLSKGLIVSTAGRVNEANTRYSATREHLLSNLPIIIMINGGSASASEVLAAALQQNQRATLIGQTSFGKGTVQSLIPTLYAGIKVKLTIAKYLTPNGDDIQGKGVTPDILFPSKGVSDEDNMLKIKAKSAESSILQDRMLQAATHWITQQK from the coding sequence ATGCGCACAATCATCAGTTATTTCGGTTTAATTCTGATTGGCCTGTTGCTTGGAGTTTCTCTGACGCTATCAGGAAAAGAACAACAAACCACAGCTAATTATCATAATTTTCCACTGTTACTTGATGTCATCAAAACGGTAGAACACTACTATGTCGATGCCATTGATAGAGAACAATTGATAGGCGCCGCAATTGAGGGAGTGTTTGAACAACTCGATCCATACTCCGCTTTTCTTAATCAACAAGATATGCGCAGTATTGATAATAATCATCGTGGGGAATATTTTGGTTTTGGTTTCGAAATAGCGCTTGAAGAAAACCGGATCAAAATTGTCACACCATTTCCCCACTCCCCGGCAGAACGCTCTGGTATTGAAGCGGGAGACACACTACTTGGTTTTAATGGTCAACCAATGGAGCCAGACGATCTACCGCAACTACTAGAACATATTCGCCAAGCCAGTCAGCGTAACCAAACTATCGATCTCACCTTACAGCATTCCAGCCAGCCCAAGCCTTTTTCCGTTACCCTCAAACCTGAAACAATCAAAATCCACTCTGTCTCCAGTCAACTGCTTAATCACAACACCGGATATATTCGGTTAAGCCACTTCCAAGAAAACTCTGCCACGGAAATTATGCAGCAACTCCAGCAATGGCAATCTCAACCGCTGAACGGGCTGATCCTCGATTTACGCAATAATCCTGGGGGGTTACTAGAACAAGCTGTACAAATTGCAGATCTTTTCCTTAGTAAAGGATTAATTGTCTCAACCGCAGGCCGCGTCAACGAGGCAAACACCCGTTACAGTGCCACCAGAGAACATTTACTGAGCAATTTACCGATAATTATTATGATTAATGGCGGCTCGGCTTCTGCCTCTGAAGTATTGGCTGCAGCACTTCAACAAAATCAGCGCGCAACCCTGATAGGGCAAACTAGTTTCGGAAAAGGGACGGTTCAAAGTTTAATCCCAACCCTCTATGCAGGCATCAAAGTCAAATTAACCATAGCCAAGTACCTAACACCAAATGGGGACGACATACAGGGAAAAGGTGTTACACCCGATATTTTATTTCCCTCTAAGGGTGTATCCGATGAAGATAATATGCTTAAAATAAAGGCAAAATCAGCTGAGAGCAGCATTTTGCAGGATCGAATGCTTCAAGCTGCAACTCACTGGATAACACAACAGAAATAA
- a CDS encoding murein hydrolase activator EnvC family protein — protein MHQHMFTKACIFAGFLMFSVASQASDDLQRRQAELQQLQSQISQQQSSLQNASKQREQLQGLLKQDEQAIARVAQKANETEKNLNQVDRELTTLGQRQQQLDQLKSTQQKTLSKQLASAYLTGNHDYAKMLLNQQDPAAIERMLAYYQYLNKARMQAINSLKITLEELADLQQKEQAKRLKLNGLMLDLQQETKQLKQEQQQREQTLTQLQRVLRDKGAQLEQMQINEASIKRMLAQAAQEARENPTMDGLAKLKGKLKWPTKGRIRYDYGDNRSGGVHWKGITLSAPEGREIHAVAPGKVIYADWMRGFGMVMVIDHGKGYMSLYGHAQTLLKTAGETVSPKDVIALVGNSGGQAEPGLYFEIRHKGQAMDPARFCS, from the coding sequence GTGCACCAGCATATGTTCACCAAAGCCTGCATTTTTGCAGGCTTTCTCATGTTCTCTGTCGCGTCGCAGGCATCTGATGATCTGCAGCGCCGTCAGGCCGAATTACAACAACTGCAGTCTCAAATCAGTCAGCAACAATCATCACTGCAAAATGCCAGTAAACAGCGTGAACAGTTGCAGGGATTACTGAAACAGGACGAGCAGGCCATTGCCCGCGTCGCTCAAAAAGCCAATGAGACGGAAAAAAATCTTAATCAGGTTGATCGTGAACTGACGACGCTGGGACAGCGCCAACAGCAACTGGATCAACTGAAATCAACTCAACAAAAAACGCTTTCAAAACAATTGGCCAGCGCTTATCTCACCGGCAACCATGATTACGCCAAAATGCTACTGAATCAGCAAGATCCGGCGGCGATTGAACGCATGTTGGCATATTATCAATACCTCAATAAAGCCAGAATGCAGGCTATTAACAGCCTGAAAATAACCCTTGAAGAACTGGCAGATTTGCAACAAAAAGAACAGGCTAAGCGTCTTAAACTGAATGGATTAATGCTTGATTTACAGCAAGAAACCAAGCAGCTCAAACAGGAGCAACAGCAACGAGAACAGACCCTAACGCAACTGCAACGGGTATTGCGTGATAAAGGCGCGCAACTGGAACAGATGCAAATTAATGAAGCCAGTATTAAGCGTATGCTGGCTCAGGCCGCACAGGAAGCCAGAGAAAACCCAACAATGGATGGACTGGCAAAACTGAAAGGCAAGCTCAAATGGCCTACTAAAGGGCGGATCCGCTATGACTATGGCGATAACCGTTCAGGCGGCGTGCATTGGAAGGGGATCACCCTGTCAGCGCCGGAAGGACGTGAAATCCATGCGGTTGCCCCCGGCAAGGTTATCTATGCCGACTGGATGAGGGGCTTTGGTATGGTTATGGTGATCGATCACGGTAAAGGCTATATGAGTCTCTATGGTCATGCCCAAACCTTGCTAAAAACGGCCGGAGAAACGGTAAGCCCGAAAGATGTCATTGCCTTAGTCGGTAACTCAGGTGGTCAGGCAGAGCCTGGCCTATACTTCGAGATACGACACAAGGGGCAAGCAATGGATCCCGCGCGATTCTGCAGCTAA
- the gpmM gene encoding 2,3-bisphosphoglycerate-independent phosphoglycerate mutase, which translates to MTTAKRPLALLILDGWGHREGTHQNAVFHARTPVLDKLCESYPHSLISGSGLDVGLPDGQMGNSEVGHINIGSGRIVYQELTRIGKAIDDGEFDTNPTLCQAIDQANNAGGAVHIMGLLSPGGVHSHEEHIEAMCRLAVKRGAKKVYLHAFLDGRDTPPRSAKASLEHFNQLFAQLGNGRIASIIGRYYAMDRDNRWERVSQAYDLISQGKAQFTFSNAVDALEAAYQRDENDEFVKASAITDDNGQVAQLHDGDALIFMNFRADRARQITRAFVNDDFDGFQREVHPKVHFVMLTEFAADIDTAVAFPSSDLVNTLGEVLQNSGRSQLRISETEKYAHVTFFFNGGKEESFNGEDRILINSPKVATYDLQPEMSSTELTDKLVAAIESGKYDVIICNYPNGDMVGHTGSFDAAVKACEAVDTCIGRVVDALQSVGGECLITADHGNAEQMVDETTGQPHTAHTSELVPFIYVGRKASIQSGGRLSDIAPTMLQLMGDAIPPEMTGRPLISIEE; encoded by the coding sequence ATGACTACAGCAAAACGCCCGCTGGCGCTTCTGATCCTCGATGGCTGGGGCCATCGTGAAGGTACCCATCAGAATGCAGTGTTTCACGCCCGCACCCCGGTGTTAGACAAGCTCTGCGAATCCTACCCCCATTCATTGATCTCCGGCTCAGGCCTCGATGTTGGTTTACCTGACGGACAAATGGGTAACTCAGAAGTTGGCCATATCAATATCGGCTCAGGCCGGATTGTCTATCAGGAATTAACCCGTATCGGTAAGGCCATTGATGATGGTGAGTTTGATACCAACCCAACCCTGTGCCAAGCCATAGATCAGGCAAACAATGCCGGTGGCGCAGTACACATTATGGGGTTGCTATCACCAGGTGGCGTCCACAGTCATGAAGAACATATTGAAGCCATGTGCCGACTGGCGGTAAAACGTGGGGCAAAAAAAGTCTATCTGCATGCCTTCCTTGATGGCCGTGATACCCCGCCACGCAGTGCCAAAGCCAGCCTAGAACACTTTAACCAGCTTTTTGCCCAGCTTGGCAACGGCCGTATCGCCTCAATTATCGGTCGCTACTACGCGATGGATCGGGATAATCGCTGGGAGCGAGTGTCTCAAGCTTATGATCTGATCAGTCAAGGCAAAGCACAATTTACATTCAGCAATGCGGTTGATGCCCTGGAAGCTGCTTATCAGCGGGATGAGAATGATGAGTTTGTTAAAGCTTCAGCGATAACCGATGACAATGGTCAGGTGGCACAGTTACACGATGGCGATGCCCTGATTTTTATGAACTTCCGTGCCGACCGCGCCCGCCAAATCACCCGCGCATTTGTCAATGATGACTTTGATGGCTTCCAACGCGAAGTTCACCCTAAAGTGCACTTTGTTATGTTGACTGAGTTTGCCGCCGATATCGACACAGCCGTTGCTTTCCCATCTTCCGATCTGGTCAACACCTTAGGCGAAGTACTGCAAAATAGCGGCCGGTCTCAACTGCGTATTTCTGAAACTGAAAAGTATGCCCATGTCACCTTCTTCTTTAATGGTGGTAAAGAGGAAAGCTTTAATGGTGAAGATCGCATCCTGATCAACTCCCCTAAAGTTGCGACCTATGACTTGCAACCGGAAATGAGCTCCACTGAACTGACTGATAAATTAGTGGCGGCTATCGAATCCGGTAAGTATGATGTCATCATCTGTAATTACCCCAATGGTGATATGGTGGGGCATACCGGCAGTTTTGATGCTGCGGTAAAAGCCTGTGAGGCCGTCGATACCTGTATCGGTCGGGTTGTCGATGCACTGCAAAGCGTTGGTGGGGAGTGTCTTATCACTGCCGATCACGGTAACGCCGAGCAGATGGTAGATGAAACTACCGGACAACCTCATACCGCCCACACCAGTGAATTAGTGCCTTTCATCTATGTTGGCCGCAAAGCCAGCATTCAAAGTGGTGGTCGCTTAAGTGATATTGCACCCACTATGCTGCAACTGATGGGAGATGCTATTCCGCCTGAAATGACAGGCAGACCATTGATCAGCATAGAAGAGTAA
- a CDS encoding rhodanese-like domain-containing protein, with amino-acid sequence MQEYLEFFKAHPMLSVAWVVLFVALIVTMVKSALSGIKNITHQDLVVKVNRENAKVVDVRSKEEFKKGHIVDALNVPLADIKNNQLAALEKFKSSPIILVCNTGMTSGQAAQLLAKQGFENLANLKGGMGEWQSANLPVQKSKR; translated from the coding sequence ATGCAAGAATACTTAGAGTTTTTTAAAGCACACCCCATGTTAAGTGTGGCTTGGGTAGTGTTATTTGTGGCCCTGATTGTGACCATGGTTAAATCTGCCCTTTCCGGCATAAAAAACATCACTCACCAAGACTTAGTGGTTAAGGTGAATCGTGAAAATGCCAAAGTGGTTGATGTCCGCTCCAAAGAAGAATTCAAAAAAGGCCATATTGTTGATGCCCTGAATGTACCTTTGGCGGATATTAAAAATAACCAATTGGCTGCGCTTGAAAAGTTTAAATCCAGCCCCATTATATTGGTATGTAACACCGGTATGACTTCAGGTCAGGCGGCTCAATTGTTGGCTAAACAGGGATTTGAAAACCTGGCTAACCTGAAAGGCGGCATGGGTGAATGGCAAAGTGCCAACCTGCCGGTGCAGAAAAGCAAGCGTTAA
- the secB gene encoding protein-export chaperone SecB, which produces MAEAVNNEQQAPQFNIQRIYTKDVSFETPNSPAVFQKEWTPEVKLDLDTRSNKLADDVYEVILSLTVTAKNGEETAFLCEVQQAGIFSINGLTEPQLAHSLGAYCPNILFPYARELVGSLVNRGTFPQLNLAPVNFDALFAQYVQQRQAEAQAEQPEEANA; this is translated from the coding sequence ATGGCTGAAGCAGTAAATAACGAACAACAAGCCCCTCAGTTCAACATCCAACGCATCTATACCAAGGATGTTTCTTTCGAAACCCCTAACAGCCCTGCTGTGTTTCAGAAAGAGTGGACTCCGGAAGTAAAACTGGATCTGGATACCCGCAGCAACAAGCTGGCTGATGATGTATACGAAGTTATCCTGTCCCTGACTGTAACAGCTAAAAATGGTGAAGAAACTGCGTTCCTGTGTGAAGTACAACAGGCCGGTATTTTCTCCATCAATGGTCTGACTGAGCCACAATTGGCTCACTCCCTGGGTGCTTATTGCCCTAACATTCTGTTCCCATATGCTCGTGAGTTGGTTGGCAGCTTGGTTAACCGTGGTACTTTCCCACAGCTGAACTTAGCACCAGTTAATTTTGATGCCTTGTTTGCGCAATATGTTCAGCAACGTCAAGCAGAAGCACAGGCGGAACAACCAGAAGAAGCCAACGCGTAA
- the gpsA gene encoding NAD(P)H-dependent glycerol-3-phosphate dehydrogenase — MNNTADITVLGAGSYGTALAISLASNGHKTVLWGHEPEHIANLQRDGENKAFLPGIKLPELLLPQADLATALAASRNVLVVVPSHVFALVLAQAKPLLRDDARIVWATKGLEPETGRLLQDVARDVLGQQYPLAVLSGPTFAKELAAGLPTAISVAGTDKAFTHDLVELLHSPKRLRVYANGDFIGLQLGGAVKNVIAIGAGMSDGIGFGANARTALITRGLVELSRLGEALGAKGSTFMGMAGLGDLVLTCTDNQSRNRRFGLALGQGCDVDTAQAEIGQVVEGYRNTKEVYTLAKRLGVEMPITEQIYQVLYEGKSPFDAAAELLAREKKSETSGN, encoded by the coding sequence ATGAATAACACTGCCGATATTACGGTATTGGGGGCGGGCTCTTATGGCACCGCCCTTGCCATTTCTTTGGCCAGCAACGGCCATAAAACTGTGCTTTGGGGCCATGAACCCGAGCATATTGCCAATCTGCAGCGGGATGGTGAAAATAAAGCCTTTCTGCCCGGGATTAAATTGCCGGAATTGCTGCTTCCACAAGCTGATCTTGCCACGGCACTGGCTGCCAGCCGCAATGTGTTAGTCGTGGTGCCAAGTCATGTATTTGCGTTGGTGTTAGCTCAGGCTAAGCCATTGTTACGTGATGATGCCCGGATCGTCTGGGCCACCAAAGGGCTGGAGCCGGAAACCGGTCGTCTGTTGCAGGATGTTGCCCGTGATGTATTGGGGCAACAGTATCCACTGGCGGTGTTATCGGGACCGACATTTGCCAAAGAATTAGCCGCTGGCTTACCAACGGCGATTTCGGTTGCCGGTACTGATAAAGCTTTTACCCATGACTTAGTTGAGCTGCTACACAGCCCTAAACGGTTAAGGGTATATGCTAACGGTGACTTTATTGGCCTACAGCTTGGTGGCGCGGTGAAAAACGTGATTGCAATTGGTGCTGGTATGTCTGATGGCATCGGTTTTGGTGCCAATGCCAGAACTGCGTTGATTACCCGTGGGTTAGTGGAGCTATCCCGGCTAGGTGAAGCGCTCGGGGCTAAAGGATCAACCTTTATGGGGATGGCTGGTTTGGGCGATCTGGTGCTGACCTGTACTGATAACCAATCCCGTAACCGTCGCTTTGGTTTGGCTCTGGGTCAAGGTTGTGATGTGGATACTGCCCAGGCTGAAATCGGTCAGGTGGTTGAAGGTTATCGCAATACGAAAGAAGTCTATACCTTGGCTAAACGCCTCGGGGTAGAAATGCCGATTACCGAGCAGATCTATCAGGTGCTGTATGAGGGCAAATCGCCTTTTGACGCCGCCGCTGAGCTGCTTGCTCGAGAGAAAAAATCCGAGACATCAGGTAATTGA
- a CDS encoding NAD(P)/FAD-dependent oxidoreductase: MAAAQKFDVVIIGAGAAGLMCALTAGYRGRSVLLVDNAKQLGRKILISGGGRCNFTNQNIEPAAYLCHNSHFVKSALARFSQWDFIAMVERHGIAFHEKTLGQLFCDDSAKDIVTMLTTECDWAGVTIQLRTDIEQITQQDSGFSLQTSAGDYLCDSLVVATGGLSMPKLGATPFGYKVAEQFGLKLLPTTAGLVPFTLQPEDKIRYEQLSGIAVPVIATAACGKQFKEAMLFTHRGLSGPAVLQISSYWQPGEKISFNLLPEHDFVSWCTETTAASPKLSLKNALSRLLPKRLVERLIELGDLPDKNLNQLGKGEIQQLADYLHHWHIAPNGTEGYRTAEVTLGGVDTDELSSKTMAAKKVPGLYFIGEVMDVSGWLGGYNFQWSWSSGYAAGEVV; encoded by the coding sequence ATGGCCGCAGCACAGAAGTTTGATGTTGTAATTATTGGTGCCGGCGCGGCCGGGTTAATGTGTGCCTTAACTGCGGGCTACCGAGGCCGCAGTGTGCTGTTAGTGGATAATGCGAAACAGTTAGGGCGCAAAATTCTCATCAGTGGCGGCGGCCGCTGTAATTTTACTAATCAGAATATTGAGCCAGCCGCTTACCTGTGTCACAACAGCCACTTTGTGAAGTCGGCGCTCGCCCGTTTCAGTCAATGGGACTTTATTGCTATGGTGGAGCGCCATGGTATTGCCTTCCATGAAAAAACCTTAGGACAGCTATTCTGCGATGACTCAGCCAAAGACATTGTCACTATGCTGACGACAGAGTGTGATTGGGCCGGGGTAACAATTCAGCTGCGTACCGATATTGAGCAGATAACCCAGCAGGACTCAGGTTTTAGTTTGCAGACATCAGCAGGGGATTATTTGTGTGATTCTCTGGTGGTCGCCACCGGGGGGCTGTCTATGCCGAAACTGGGGGCAACGCCTTTTGGGTATAAGGTCGCTGAGCAGTTTGGCTTGAAGCTGTTGCCAACCACGGCAGGTTTGGTGCCTTTTACACTGCAGCCGGAAGATAAAATCCGCTATGAGCAATTATCAGGGATTGCCGTGCCAGTTATCGCAACAGCCGCGTGTGGCAAGCAATTTAAAGAGGCTATGCTGTTTACCCACAGAGGGTTAAGTGGCCCGGCAGTATTGCAGATATCTTCTTATTGGCAACCGGGTGAAAAGATCAGTTTTAACCTGTTACCGGAGCATGATTTTGTGTCCTGGTGTACCGAAACTACCGCTGCCTCGCCAAAATTATCACTGAAAAATGCTCTTAGCCGGCTGTTACCAAAACGGTTAGTGGAGCGGCTGATTGAGCTGGGTGATTTACCCGATAAGAACCTCAATCAGCTTGGGAAAGGCGAAATTCAACAGTTAGCTGATTATCTGCATCATTGGCACATCGCCCCCAATGGTACAGAGGGTTACCGTACCGCGGAGGTGACTTTGGGGGGCGTTGATACCGATGAGTTGTCTTCCAAAACCATGGCGGCGAAAAAAGTACCCGGGCTGTATTTTATCGGCGAAGTGATGGATGTTAGCGGCTGGTTAGGGGGCTACAACTTCCAATGGTCCTGGAGTTCCGGCTATGCCGCTGGTGAAGTGGTTTAA
- a CDS encoding SMI1/KNR4 family protein: MPYSATGQDVLPTESDIKAFEKEHKVRMPQDIKDMLLNTGGFEEAREFGINKYRKLILPLPNKKFGYDYMMFSATATFEGIKTEYQNFMEDVPQYSFPFIEDDGGVIIITLWPGAEGQIYHCQFDFDYATDEEIMLVEEQSDIEDFDPIKGKIPFTYRKIADSFTELVDKILFVDGEEWDAMCETRGQGPIDLTNVTQYELPTGSHNVSLTMDITSYP; this comes from the coding sequence GTGCCATATTCTGCTACTGGCCAAGATGTACTGCCGACAGAGTCGGATATAAAGGCATTTGAAAAAGAACATAAAGTGAGAATGCCGCAAGATATCAAAGATATGTTGCTGAACACGGGTGGATTTGAAGAAGCTAGAGAATTTGGAATTAACAAATATCGTAAGTTGATTTTGCCCTTACCAAATAAAAAATTTGGCTATGACTATATGATGTTTTCGGCAACTGCAACTTTTGAAGGTATAAAAACGGAATATCAGAATTTTATGGAGGATGTGCCACAGTATTCTTTTCCCTTTATTGAGGATGATGGTGGCGTCATTATCATCACCTTGTGGCCGGGTGCCGAAGGGCAAATTTATCACTGTCAATTTGATTTTGACTATGCCACTGATGAAGAAATCATGTTGGTTGAAGAGCAAAGCGATATCGAAGATTTTGATCCTATAAAAGGAAAAATCCCTTTTACATATAGAAAAATTGCTGATTCTTTCACTGAATTGGTAGACAAAATTTTATTTGTTGATGGTGAAGAATGGGATGCAATGTGTGAAACAAGAGGCCAAGGGCCTATTGATCTAACCAATGTCACCCAGTACGAATTACCCACTGGCTCTCATAATGTCTCTCTCACCATGGATATAACATCTTACCCATAG
- the mog gene encoding molybdopterin adenylyltransferase, producing the protein MAKARIGIVTVSDRASAGVYEDISGKAIIDTLNDYLTSAWEPVYEVIPDEQDVIEATLKKMADEQDCCLIVTTGGTGPAKRDVTPEATEAVCDRMMPGFGELMRAESLKFVPTAILSRQTAGLRDDTLIVNLPGKPKSIRECLDAVFPAIPYCIDLMEGPYLECDETVIKPFRPKAK; encoded by the coding sequence ATGGCCAAAGCCAGAATTGGGATTGTAACCGTCAGTGACCGTGCTAGTGCCGGTGTGTATGAAGATATTTCGGGTAAAGCCATTATCGATACCCTGAATGATTACCTGACTTCCGCATGGGAGCCTGTGTATGAGGTGATTCCCGATGAGCAGGATGTGATTGAAGCAACGCTGAAAAAAATGGCAGATGAGCAAGATTGCTGTTTGATTGTCACCACAGGTGGTACTGGTCCTGCCAAGCGTGATGTGACACCGGAAGCAACGGAAGCCGTGTGTGACCGTATGATGCCCGGCTTTGGTGAGCTGATGCGCGCTGAATCGCTAAAATTTGTGCCAACCGCGATTTTATCCCGCCAGACGGCTGGTTTGCGTGACGATACCCTGATTGTTAACTTACCGGGTAAACCTAAATCTATCCGTGAGTGTTTGGATGCCGTATTCCCTGCAATCCCATATTGTATCGATCTGATGGAAGGCCCTTATTTAGAATGCGATGAAACGGTGATCAAACCGTTCCGTCCTAAAGCGAAGTAA